From Oceanibaculum nanhaiense, the proteins below share one genomic window:
- a CDS encoding metal-sensing transcriptional repressor, producing MTDHAPHHHHDDILKRLRRAEGHLRGVIAMMDEGRPCVLLAQQLHAVERAISEAKRVLIRDHIDHCLDSAVAGDG from the coding sequence ATGACGGATCACGCGCCCCACCATCATCATGACGACATACTGAAACGGCTGCGCCGCGCGGAAGGCCATCTGCGCGGTGTGATCGCGATGATGGATGAGGGACGGCCCTGTGTCCTTCTCGCCCAGCAGCTTCATGCGGTCGAGCGGGCGATCAGCGAGGCCAAGCGCGTCCTGATCCGCGACCATATCGACCATTGCCTGGACAGCGCGGTGGCCGGCGACGG